One window of Stigmatella aurantiaca genomic DNA carries:
- a CDS encoding carboxypeptidase-like regulatory domain-containing protein has protein sequence MKQSLAGVAAVAVAVSVVGLWFLGEPIEPEEALAGTTVVRGTGEALARVELRLIPRALLSSLQDPGEVDARQQHVTSSTGSGEFRFSGVPPGKYRLEAQAPGHVPYVLPLVRVPFANPLTLDLLRGVTVEGSTVTAEGTPVPGATVRATGQTQATALTDAQGRFSFTLPPGRQALSAVRAQEAGALGAPIPVSLDQPLRGLRIVLGAGARLEGHVTRPDGSPVLGARVEVFAEGIHAPDHRVGTDATGAFHLLPLAPGTYRVQASSPEGGQSPPQPVELTAGARVALTLIPEAKGPAPGESAHRLQGHVIDSRGHAVRDFHLEVTPLDTEETRALDFMGDRFELALSPGRYRLYVSLADGERTEWTFDTEAHALTPLDVRVYPGVALSGRVVDPVTREPLKDITVLTARYGLAVTQADGRFGFRDLPPGAHTLTLQRPGAKAFHPVTLEPGKAQELGDLPFVPAPPAPR, from the coding sequence GTGAAACAGAGCCTGGCCGGGGTGGCGGCCGTCGCGGTGGCCGTCTCCGTCGTGGGCCTCTGGTTCCTCGGCGAGCCGATAGAGCCGGAGGAGGCGTTGGCCGGCACCACCGTGGTGCGGGGCACCGGTGAGGCCCTCGCCCGGGTGGAGCTCCGCCTCATCCCCCGCGCCCTCCTGTCCAGCCTCCAGGACCCGGGCGAGGTGGACGCCCGGCAGCAGCACGTCACCTCCAGCACCGGGAGCGGCGAGTTCCGCTTCTCGGGCGTGCCCCCCGGCAAGTACCGGCTGGAGGCCCAGGCGCCGGGCCATGTCCCCTATGTCTTGCCGCTCGTGCGAGTTCCTTTCGCCAACCCGCTCACCTTGGACCTGCTCCGGGGCGTCACCGTGGAGGGCAGCACCGTCACCGCCGAGGGCACGCCCGTCCCCGGCGCGACGGTGCGGGCCACGGGCCAGACCCAGGCCACGGCCCTCACGGATGCCCAGGGCCGCTTCTCCTTCACGCTTCCCCCTGGCCGCCAGGCCCTCTCCGCCGTGCGCGCGCAGGAGGCCGGAGCCCTGGGCGCGCCCATCCCGGTGAGCCTGGATCAGCCCCTGAGGGGGCTGCGCATCGTGCTGGGCGCAGGGGCCCGGCTCGAGGGCCACGTCACGCGCCCGGACGGCTCACCCGTGCTGGGCGCGCGGGTCGAGGTCTTCGCCGAGGGCATCCACGCCCCGGACCACCGGGTGGGAACGGATGCCACGGGGGCGTTTCACCTCCTCCCGCTGGCACCGGGCACGTATCGCGTCCAGGCCTCCTCGCCCGAGGGAGGCCAGAGCCCGCCCCAGCCTGTCGAGCTGACCGCAGGCGCACGTGTGGCCCTGACACTGATCCCCGAGGCGAAAGGGCCTGCTCCTGGCGAGAGTGCTCACCGCCTCCAGGGCCACGTCATTGACTCACGGGGCCATGCCGTCCGGGACTTTCACCTGGAGGTGACGCCCCTGGACACGGAGGAGACGCGTGCCCTGGACTTCATGGGAGACCGGTTCGAGCTGGCGCTCTCGCCGGGGCGATACCGGCTCTATGTGTCCCTGGCCGATGGCGAGCGCACCGAGTGGACCTTCGACACGGAGGCCCATGCCCTGACGCCCCTCGACGTGCGCGTGTATCCCGGCGTGGCCCTCTCGGGGCGAGTTGTCGATCCCGTCACGCGGGAGCCCCTGAAGGACATCACCGTGCTCACGGCCCGGTACGGGCTGGCCGTCACGCAAGCGGATGGCCGCTTTGGCTTTCGCGATCTTCCCCCCGGCGCGCACACGCTCACGCTCCAACGCCCGGGCGCGAAGGCCTTTCACCCCGTCACCCTGGAGCCTGGAAAGGCCCAGGAACTGGGAGACCTCCCGTTCGTCCCGGCTCCGCCCGCTCCGCGCTGA
- the ddpX gene encoding D-alanyl-D-alanine dipeptidase, which translates to MLPAATLAVALWLGAGKEPPLVDATEVVPDLVVDMRYATEDNFLKRKVYPEDARCLLLPDAARRLKKAADVLREKGYRVKVYDCYRPRAVQWEMWKLVPKPGYVANPKFGSNHNRGAAVDLTLVTREGEAVEMPTPFDDFTPAAHHGYKGGTEASRKHRKLLLEAMEGAGFLRNKMEWWHYDVPGAKGMPVLDVPFTKSP; encoded by the coding sequence GTGCTGCCCGCGGCGACGTTGGCGGTGGCGCTGTGGCTGGGGGCGGGCAAGGAGCCGCCGCTCGTGGATGCCACGGAGGTGGTCCCGGACCTGGTGGTGGACATGCGCTACGCCACGGAGGACAACTTCCTGAAGCGCAAGGTGTACCCGGAGGACGCGCGGTGCCTGCTCCTGCCGGACGCGGCCCGGCGCCTGAAGAAGGCGGCGGACGTGCTGCGCGAGAAGGGCTACCGGGTGAAGGTCTACGACTGCTACCGGCCCCGGGCGGTGCAGTGGGAGATGTGGAAGCTCGTGCCGAAGCCTGGGTACGTGGCGAACCCCAAGTTCGGCTCGAACCACAACCGCGGGGCGGCGGTGGACCTGACGCTGGTGACGCGCGAGGGCGAGGCGGTGGAGATGCCCACGCCCTTCGATGACTTCACCCCGGCGGCGCACCATGGCTACAAGGGCGGCACCGAGGCCTCGCGCAAGCACCGGAAGCTTCTCCTGGAGGCCATGGAGGGCGCGGGCTTCCTGCGCAACAAGATGGAGTGGTGGCACTACGACGTGCCGGGCGCGAAGGGCATGCCCGTGCTGGACGTGCCCTTCACGAAATCCCCGTAG
- a CDS encoding VOC family protein yields the protein MANASGDFIWYELLTTDLGAAARFYGAVLGWRARSADGSDKGYRLFGTGETDVAGSMEIPVSQSPTGMRPMWLGYVAVDDVDAAVSRIVAAGGAKHLPPTDVPGVGRFAMVGDPQGALFYVMRGAVEGGTSTSFHPSKAGHCQWNELAAKEPTAALSFYGSHFGWEKGDAMPMGELGDYQFLDHHGQTFGALMRQPTEALPPRWMFYFGVEDIDAATATATREGAKLLDGPSEVPGGIFTSIVEDPQGATFGLVGPRKK from the coding sequence ATGGCGAACGCCTCAGGCGACTTCATTTGGTACGAGCTGCTGACGACCGACCTCGGCGCCGCGGCCCGGTTCTACGGCGCGGTGCTGGGCTGGCGGGCCCGCTCCGCGGATGGCTCGGACAAGGGCTACCGGCTCTTCGGAACCGGTGAGACGGATGTGGCCGGCTCGATGGAGATCCCCGTGAGCCAAAGCCCCACCGGCATGCGTCCCATGTGGCTGGGCTACGTGGCCGTGGACGACGTGGACGCGGCCGTGTCCCGCATCGTCGCCGCCGGGGGCGCGAAGCACCTGCCCCCGACCGATGTTCCCGGCGTCGGCCGCTTCGCGATGGTGGGGGATCCGCAAGGCGCGCTGTTCTACGTGATGCGCGGCGCGGTCGAGGGCGGGACGAGCACCTCGTTCCATCCCTCGAAGGCGGGCCATTGCCAGTGGAATGAGCTGGCCGCCAAGGAGCCCACCGCCGCCCTCTCCTTCTACGGCAGCCACTTCGGCTGGGAGAAAGGCGACGCGATGCCGATGGGCGAGCTGGGCGACTACCAGTTCCTCGATCACCATGGGCAGACGTTCGGAGCCCTGATGCGCCAGCCCACGGAAGCGCTGCCGCCCCGGTGGATGTTCTACTTCGGCGTCGAGGACATCGACGCCGCCACGGCCACCGCCACCCGCGAGGGCGCCAAGCTGCTCGACGGCCCGTCCGAGGTTCCCGGCGGTATCTTCACCAGCATCGTCGAGGACCCTCAGGGCGCGACGTTCGGCCTGGTGGGCCCCCGGAAGAAGTAG
- a CDS encoding endonuclease I family protein, whose amino-acid sequence MSRSTPASAPRASGRPAPLAWGDTFTPAAASKGAKRAEAPQTPPADPFEGLRDQALLRAIQQSSAGKDVPSYNEARKILFTDLDVHGGKVECVYTGREIAGGRIPSSTDMNVEHTWPQSKGATGDAKSDLHHLFPTDAKANSKRGNFPFGEVKTVQWSQNGAKFGLDAQGRKVFEPPDEHKGNVARAMFYFSAEYNKAIPNDEEAVLRQWNTLDTVDAAEVARNRRISELQGNVNQFVEHAELADRIRDF is encoded by the coding sequence GTGTCCCGTTCCACGCCGGCGTCCGCGCCGCGTGCCTCGGGCCGCCCGGCCCCCCTGGCCTGGGGAGACACCTTCACTCCCGCGGCTGCCTCCAAGGGAGCGAAGCGCGCCGAGGCGCCGCAGACGCCCCCGGCGGATCCATTCGAGGGGCTGCGTGACCAGGCGCTGCTCCGGGCCATCCAGCAGTCGTCGGCGGGCAAGGACGTGCCCAGCTACAACGAGGCCCGGAAGATCCTCTTCACGGACCTGGACGTGCACGGCGGCAAGGTGGAGTGCGTGTACACGGGCCGGGAGATCGCCGGGGGCCGCATCCCGAGCAGCACGGACATGAACGTGGAGCACACCTGGCCGCAGTCGAAGGGGGCCACGGGGGACGCGAAGAGCGACCTGCACCACCTGTTCCCGACGGATGCGAAGGCCAACTCCAAGCGGGGCAACTTCCCCTTCGGGGAAGTGAAGACGGTGCAGTGGAGCCAGAACGGCGCGAAGTTCGGCCTGGATGCGCAGGGGCGCAAGGTGTTCGAGCCGCCCGATGAGCACAAGGGCAACGTGGCGCGGGCGATGTTCTACTTCTCGGCGGAGTACAACAAGGCCATCCCCAACGACGAGGAGGCGGTGCTGCGCCAGTGGAACACGCTGGACACGGTGGACGCGGCCGAGGTGGCGCGCAACCGCCGCATCTCCGAGCTGCAGGGCAACGTGAACCAGTTCGTGGAGCACGCGGAGCTAGCGGACCGCATCCGGGATTTCTGA
- the queC gene encoding 7-cyano-7-deazaguanine synthase QueC, which produces MMKKAVVLLSGGLDSTTCLAMAKAAGFDPVCLAIDYGQRHAVELERARKVALAMGARDFRVVPIDLRSVGGSALTADIAVPKDRPETEMSHGIPVTYVPARNLLFLSLALGLAEVVGAYDIYIGVNAVDYSGYPDCRPQFIEAFAALAGLATKAGVEGQRFQVHAPLSGMTKAQIIQEGTRLGVNYGMTHSCYDPDAKGRACGRCDSCLLRKKGFQEARVPDPTPYTEGA; this is translated from the coding sequence CTGATGAAGAAGGCCGTGGTGTTGCTCTCGGGGGGATTGGATTCCACCACCTGCCTGGCCATGGCGAAGGCGGCCGGCTTCGATCCGGTGTGCCTGGCCATCGACTACGGACAACGCCACGCCGTGGAGCTGGAGCGCGCCCGCAAGGTGGCCCTGGCGATGGGCGCCCGGGACTTCCGCGTGGTGCCGATTGACTTGCGCAGCGTGGGCGGCTCGGCGCTGACGGCGGACATCGCGGTGCCCAAGGACCGGCCGGAGACGGAGATGTCCCACGGCATCCCCGTCACCTACGTGCCGGCGCGCAACCTGCTGTTCCTCTCGCTGGCGCTGGGGCTGGCGGAGGTGGTGGGCGCCTACGACATCTACATCGGGGTGAACGCGGTGGACTACAGCGGCTACCCGGACTGCCGGCCGCAGTTCATCGAGGCGTTCGCGGCGCTGGCGGGCCTGGCGACGAAGGCGGGCGTGGAGGGACAGCGCTTCCAGGTGCACGCGCCGCTGTCGGGGATGACCAAGGCGCAGATCATCCAGGAGGGCACGCGGCTGGGGGTGAACTACGGGATGACGCACTCCTGCTACGACCCGGACGCGAAGGGCCGGGCGTGTGGCCGCTGTGACAGCTGCCTGCTGCGCAAGAAGGGCTTCCAAGAGGCGAGGGTGCCGGACCCCACGCCCTACACGGAAGGGGCCTGA
- a CDS encoding DUF1428 domain-containing protein, with protein MKYVDGFVAAVPAANKEVYRKHAADAVHLFKEFGATRVVECWGDDVPDGKLTDFRRAVQAQEGEVVVFSWIEYPSKEVRDAANKRMHTDPRMQTMGEQMPFDAKRMIFGGFMSIVDE; from the coding sequence ATGAAGTACGTGGATGGATTCGTGGCCGCAGTGCCCGCAGCCAACAAAGAGGTGTACCGCAAGCATGCCGCCGACGCGGTGCACCTGTTCAAGGAGTTCGGCGCCACGCGCGTGGTGGAGTGCTGGGGTGACGATGTGCCGGACGGAAAGCTCACCGACTTCCGGCGCGCGGTGCAGGCGCAGGAGGGGGAGGTCGTGGTGTTCAGCTGGATCGAGTACCCCTCCAAGGAGGTGCGCGATGCGGCCAACAAGCGCATGCATACCGACCCGCGCATGCAGACGATGGGCGAGCAGATGCCCTTCGATGCCAAGCGGATGATCTTCGGCGGCTTCATGTCGATCGTGGATGAGTGA
- a CDS encoding MarR family winged helix-turn-helix transcriptional regulator: MSRKVPFEATLEVRDTCLCLHVQRAARALARRFDEALRPVGLTHGQFSLLNALNRPQPATLGAVARLLVMDRTTVTAALKPLERDGLVSIQADPSDRRSRLLTLTGKGLETLASAVPIWRETHAALEAGLVPSSPDGLRAALLALC; the protein is encoded by the coding sequence ATGTCAAGGAAAGTCCCGTTCGAGGCCACGCTGGAGGTGCGCGACACGTGCCTGTGCCTGCACGTGCAGCGGGCCGCGCGCGCGCTCGCCCGGCGGTTCGACGAGGCCCTGCGGCCCGTGGGGCTGACGCACGGGCAGTTCTCGCTGCTCAACGCGCTCAACCGGCCCCAGCCTGCCACCCTGGGCGCGGTCGCGCGGCTGTTGGTGATGGACCGCACGACGGTGACCGCCGCCCTGAAGCCGCTGGAGCGGGACGGCCTGGTCTCCATTCAGGCGGACCCCAGCGACCGCCGGAGCCGGCTGCTGACGCTGACCGGGAAGGGGCTGGAGACCCTGGCCTCCGCCGTGCCCATCTGGCGGGAGACGCACGCGGCCCTCGAGGCGGGACTGGTTCCGTCTTCCCCGGACGGGCTGCGCGCCGCGCTGCTTGCGCTGTGCTGA